The DNA window ATTAAGATCATCATTTGTATTAACGTGCGATACTTTATACTCCAATTCAGGATCAATCAGTAGATCCATGGAGCCTATagataatcttttcaagtttttaaCATTTCTAACTTCGTTATCAATAGACCTTGCAGCGATTAATACTTctgattttcttttattccTCAGTGATTCTACATTATTTGTATCGTCTGTCTTTGATCTCTTTCTGatttgaattgaattatGAATTGTACCATCTTGAGTCATGATAAGTTGGAGGGATGTAGGATGtgcaaatatatatacctGTGGTAACTAGAGTGCAAAAAACTAGTGCTGGACTTAAAAATAGcaataatgataaaaataaaactgaaaaaaaaagttaaacTATGTGTGATAGCAAATAAAGGAGTGTATTAGTTTCTTCTTAGAAAGGTTGGTAGTTAATAGAATATGGACAGATTTGATTCTCTAGTACTATACAGTTGgtaaaaagagagaaaacTTTCCAAAGAGAAAGACTTTATATAACTTTAACTATTGAAACGCGTACTATAAATCCATCTATTACGAGAATCACCTTTTGATCCAGCGAAATACTGCgaaaacgaaaaaaaaaacgcATTCAATAAAAAGTTGACGTGAATTTCTCTCGAGATGGAATGTGAGAAAAATGCGTGGGCCAAGAATCGAATGGAGGACAATTTCTCGTGATAGTGAATGAATGAATGAATGAATGAATTGatagatgatgatagtAATACGCGGGAGGACTGTAATGTAAAGTGCATACTGCTCTGGTGTATTGTGTCATCGAGCTACTTCGTGCTTGGATGTGTTCTTATGGCGATTCTAATGAATGGAAGTTGTCGGAATTGTGAGACGAGTAGTTACAAGTGTCCTTTGAGTGGCTTCTACTAACAGTGACACACCATACAGTGGCATTGCTATTCGAAGATATTGTCAATGGCTACTGCTGCTCTTTGTTTTTGTCTTCTTTGGTTGTCATGGGGATTGCAGGGGTATCGATAAAAAGcacaaaaaaagaagagaatcTGATAGGAAATAAGCAACTTACCTTGAGTGTAAGGAGTTACCGTGCCGCAATGTTCAAACCAGGGTTATCAAGAGCTTCTACGAAGGTCTTTACCAGATCGTTGGCTAATAAGGCACCATTGGGTAACAATGGAACCACTCATTTTGGGTCGAAGACCGTTCTAGTTGAGGAAAAGGCTAAGATGGTTGGTGATGTCTTCTCTTCGGTCGCAACAAAATACGATCTAATGAATGATATCATGTCTGTTGGTATTCATAGATTATGGAAGAGTCATTTCATAAACAAACTAGATCCAGGGAAAAGACCTAATTCAAATGTACCTCTTAATTTTATCGATGTAGCCGGTGGATCTGGTGATATTGCATTCGGTATTTTGGATTATGCTTCAAGGAAATTTGAGGATAATGTATCAACAATGGATGTAGTGGACATCAATCCAGATATGTTGAAAGAGGGTGAAAAGAGGGCCATCAATCTAGGCAGGTATCACAATGATCCAAGAGTAAAATTTATGGTTCAAGATGCTGAAAAACTGGAAAAAATAGAATCCAACTCAAAAGATATTTATACCGTGTCATTTGGAACTAGAAACTttacaaatattcaaaatggGCTAAATACAGCATACAGAGTCTTGAGACCAGGTGGTATATTCTATTgtcttgaattttcaaaaattgaaaacaagCTACTAGACTTCGGTTATCAACAATGGGCAAAAATGTTACCTGTCTTTGGCTCAATTGTAGCTAATGATTATGAATCttatcaatatttggtaGAATCTATCGAAAGATTTCCAGATCAGgaaactttcaaatcaatgatTGAAAAAGCTGGTTTTACATCTACTGGGTATGAAAGTCTATCATTTGGTATCTGTGCCATACATTGGggtatcaaaatttgaaaataatactaaGGAGGAAAAAAGTCcatgtaaataaaaaaatacataAATCTTGTATGTCtatatcaaattctttatattaATTGGTATACTCAATTTCGTTGAACCAATATGACGatcaaatttgattgtaaCTTCAATACAATAAAACCTACCGAATAAacaactttcaaaattcgGTATTATAGTCTCATTCATGTCTTTGTTAATTTCAAGTTTgattttcaagtttttctCAAACTGTAAGTCATTAACTTTTGTCCATGACGATGTATTTTCACCCATTTGCTTATGTTTCTTAAAGAAATCATTAACTTCGGTGGTATGAACTTTCAGATCGATTAAACTCAAAATGtcactttcaatttgttctgaaataaaatcttcaaaatttaaatgtCTCAAATTATGAGATTGCCTACCAATATTATacaattcattcaatttcgTTGACTCActttcaaatcttgatttgaaatcatttgtTTCACgatgataatttttaaatgttttttgtaa is part of the Kazachstania africana CBS 2517 chromosome 1, complete genome genome and encodes:
- the COQ5 gene encoding 2-hexaprenyl-6-methoxy-1,4-benzoquinone methyltransferase (similar to Saccharomyces cerevisiae COQ5 (YML110C); ancestral locus Anc_8.833), with product MGIAGVSIKSTKKEENLIGNKQLTLSVRSYRAAMFKPGLSRASTKVFTRSLANKAPLGNNGTTHFGSKTVLVEEKAKMVGDVFSSVATKYDLMNDIMSVGIHRLWKSHFINKLDPGKRPNSNVPLNFIDVAGGSGDIAFGILDYASRKFEDNVSTMDVVDINPDMLKEGEKRAINLGRYHNDPRVKFMVQDAEKLEKIESNSKDIYTVSFGTRNFTNIQNGLNTAYRVLRPGGIFYCLEFSKIENKLLDFGYQQWAKMLPVFGSIVANDYESYQYLVESIERFPDQETFKSMIEKAGFTSTGYESLSFGICAIHWGIKI